The following proteins are encoded in a genomic region of Fundidesulfovibrio putealis DSM 16056:
- the ribH gene encoding 6,7-dimethyl-8-ribityllumazine synthase — protein sequence MHHISTIEGQMTAKGLSFAILAARFNDTIVDRLVGGAIDYILRHGGERENLTIVRVPGAFEMPLAAKKLAATGKYNAIICLGAVVRGHTPHFDFVAGECTKGLAQVSLDSGVPVGFGLLTTDNLEQAIERAGTKAGNKGVEAASAALELVRVLEQI from the coding sequence ATGCATCACATCAGCACCATCGAAGGCCAGATGACCGCCAAGGGCCTCTCCTTCGCCATCCTGGCCGCCCGCTTCAACGACACCATTGTGGACCGCCTGGTGGGCGGGGCCATCGACTATATCCTGCGCCACGGCGGCGAGCGCGAGAACCTGACCATCGTGCGTGTGCCCGGCGCGTTCGAGATGCCCCTGGCCGCCAAAAAGCTGGCCGCCACCGGCAAATACAACGCCATCATCTGCCTGGGCGCCGTTGTCCGCGGCCACACCCCCCACTTCGACTTCGTTGCGGGAGAATGCACCAAGGGCCTGGCCCAGGTGAGCCTGGATTCCGGCGTGCCCGTAGGCTTTGGCCTGCTGACCACCGACAACCTGGAGCAGGCCATCGAACGCGCCGGAACCAAGGCCGGGAACAAGGGCGTGGAAGCCGCCTCCGCCGCCCTGGAGCTGGTCCGCGTGCTGGAGCAGATCTAG
- the nusB gene encoding transcription antitermination factor NusB: MSGPQTPRRKARRRAFQVLYGFDFEAPVNDRALLKAVETAPMDPDMLESYESAKEYVLELVKGVWNRRDELDKLIEQHSQNWKIARIAKVELTILRVALYEILHGEDIPLRVAMNEAVELAKEFGDDNSPSFVNGILDAVSKDVAQGKFATTKDLSRNKKEA; this comes from the coding sequence GTGTCAGGACCCCAGACACCCAGGCGCAAGGCCCGCAGGCGCGCCTTCCAGGTCCTCTACGGATTCGACTTCGAGGCTCCGGTCAACGACCGCGCCCTCCTGAAGGCCGTTGAGACCGCCCCCATGGACCCGGACATGCTCGAGTCCTACGAGTCGGCCAAGGAATACGTGCTTGAACTGGTGAAGGGCGTGTGGAACCGGCGCGACGAGCTGGACAAGCTGATCGAGCAGCACTCCCAGAACTGGAAGATCGCCCGCATCGCCAAGGTGGAGCTGACCATCCTGCGTGTGGCCCTCTACGAGATCCTCCACGGGGAGGACATCCCCCTGCGCGTTGCCATGAACGAGGCCGTGGAACTGGCCAAGGAATTCGGCGACGACAACTCCCCGTCCTTCGTCAACGGCATTCTGGACGCCGTGTCCAAGGACGTGGCCCAGGGCAAGTTCGCAACCACGAAAGACCTCTCCAGGAACAAGAAAGAAGCCTGA
- the leuS gene encoding leucine--tRNA ligase yields the protein MTRYEPLSIESKWQSRWTAGRHFHVEADGKSPKYYVLEMFPYPSGRIHMGHVRVYTIGDVVARFKRMHGFNVLHPMGWDAFGLPAENAAIKHGLHPAKWTYENIDNMRAQLQKMGYSLDWERELATCDPSYYRWEQLFFLKFFEKGLVYRKNSPQNWCSDCHTVLANEQVEDGRCWRCDTEVEQKDLEQWFLRISDYTEELLADLDILSGSWPERVLTMQRNWIGKSVGCEIDFPLEDGSGSVRVFTTRQDTLWGATFMSIAAEHPLAASLIAGKPNEAEAKAFIEKIKNLDRIKRQADDLEKEGVFTGSYCVNPVTGAKMPIYLANFVLMGYGTGAVMAVPAHDQRDFEFAKKYDLPLKVVINPKGQSLDAAQLAEAYTDPGVLHDSGAFTGQDSNDAKVGIADWLEAEGKGTRAVNYRLRDWNISRQRYWGAPIPMVYCAECGVVPVAEKDLPVVLPLDIQVRADGRSPLAETESFVNTSCPKCGGPAKRECDTMDTFVESSWYFLRYCCPQKDDAPFDAQAVKYWSPVDQYVGGIEHAILHLLYSRFFVKALRDLGYIEHAEPFAHLLTQGMVIKDGAKMSKSKGNVVDPDVMVAKYGADTVRVFMLFAAPPEKDLEWSDTGIEGAARFLSRVWRLVTEELEGVIRPTGGCLPLDPQELSPLLKELRRREHAMVAKVAKDIEGQFQFNTAIAAVMEMLNFLYANVDALKQESPQAVSSAVNALITVLSPMAPHICEELWEMLGHKKLLADQPWPMHDPAALVTDTVTVVVQVCGKLRGKIEVAADADEESVKAAALAEENAVKHLSGKTVRKVIYVPGKLVNIVAS from the coding sequence ATGACACGCTACGAACCGCTCTCCATCGAGTCCAAATGGCAGTCCAGGTGGACCGCCGGCCGCCACTTTCACGTGGAGGCCGACGGGAAAAGCCCCAAGTACTACGTGCTGGAGATGTTCCCGTATCCTTCGGGGCGCATCCACATGGGACACGTGCGCGTGTACACCATCGGCGACGTGGTGGCGCGGTTCAAGCGCATGCACGGCTTCAACGTGCTACACCCCATGGGCTGGGACGCCTTCGGCCTGCCCGCCGAGAACGCGGCCATCAAGCACGGCCTGCACCCGGCCAAGTGGACCTACGAGAACATCGACAACATGCGCGCCCAGCTCCAGAAGATGGGCTATTCGCTGGACTGGGAGCGCGAGCTGGCCACCTGCGATCCTTCCTACTACCGCTGGGAGCAGCTGTTCTTCCTGAAGTTCTTCGAGAAGGGGCTGGTCTACCGCAAGAACTCGCCCCAGAACTGGTGCTCGGACTGCCATACCGTCCTTGCCAACGAGCAGGTGGAGGACGGCAGGTGCTGGCGCTGCGACACCGAGGTGGAGCAGAAGGACCTGGAGCAGTGGTTCCTGCGCATCTCCGACTATACTGAAGAGCTCCTGGCCGACCTGGACATCCTCTCGGGCAGCTGGCCCGAGCGCGTGTTGACCATGCAGCGCAACTGGATCGGCAAGTCCGTGGGCTGCGAGATCGACTTCCCGCTGGAGGACGGCTCCGGTTCCGTGCGCGTGTTCACCACCCGCCAGGACACCCTCTGGGGCGCGACCTTCATGTCCATCGCCGCCGAGCATCCCCTGGCCGCCTCGCTCATCGCGGGCAAGCCCAACGAGGCTGAAGCCAAGGCCTTCATCGAGAAGATCAAGAACCTGGACCGCATCAAGCGCCAGGCCGACGATCTGGAGAAAGAGGGCGTGTTCACGGGCAGCTACTGCGTGAACCCCGTGACCGGGGCGAAGATGCCCATCTATCTGGCCAACTTCGTGCTCATGGGCTACGGCACCGGCGCGGTCATGGCCGTTCCGGCCCACGACCAGCGCGACTTCGAGTTCGCCAAGAAGTACGATCTTCCCCTGAAGGTGGTCATCAATCCCAAAGGCCAGTCTTTGGACGCCGCCCAGCTTGCCGAAGCCTATACCGACCCCGGCGTGCTGCACGATTCCGGCGCGTTCACCGGCCAGGACTCGAACGACGCCAAGGTGGGCATCGCGGACTGGCTGGAGGCCGAGGGCAAGGGCACGCGCGCGGTGAACTACCGCCTGCGTGACTGGAACATCTCCCGCCAGCGCTACTGGGGCGCGCCCATCCCCATGGTCTACTGCGCCGAGTGCGGCGTGGTCCCGGTTGCGGAGAAGGACCTGCCCGTGGTGCTGCCCCTGGACATCCAGGTGCGCGCGGACGGCCGCTCCCCTCTGGCCGAGACCGAATCCTTCGTGAACACCTCCTGTCCCAAGTGCGGCGGCCCGGCCAAGCGCGAGTGCGACACCATGGACACCTTCGTGGAGTCCAGCTGGTACTTCCTGCGCTACTGCTGTCCCCAGAAGGACGACGCGCCCTTCGACGCGCAGGCCGTGAAGTACTGGTCCCCGGTGGACCAGTACGTGGGCGGCATCGAACACGCCATCCTGCACCTTCTGTACTCGCGCTTCTTCGTGAAGGCCCTGCGCGACCTGGGCTACATCGAGCACGCCGAGCCCTTCGCCCACCTGCTCACCCAGGGCATGGTCATCAAAGACGGGGCCAAGATGTCCAAGTCCAAGGGCAACGTGGTGGACCCGGACGTGATGGTGGCCAAATACGGCGCGGACACCGTGCGCGTGTTCATGCTGTTCGCCGCTCCGCCCGAGAAGGACCTGGAGTGGTCCGACACGGGCATCGAGGGCGCGGCGCGCTTCCTGTCGCGCGTGTGGCGTCTGGTGACGGAAGAGCTCGAAGGCGTGATCCGGCCCACGGGCGGCTGCCTGCCCCTGGACCCGCAGGAGCTCTCGCCTCTCTTGAAGGAGCTGCGCCGCCGCGAGCACGCCATGGTGGCCAAGGTCGCCAAGGACATCGAGGGCCAGTTCCAGTTCAACACGGCCATCGCCGCGGTGATGGAGATGCTGAACTTCCTTTACGCCAACGTGGACGCGCTCAAGCAGGAGTCGCCCCAGGCGGTGTCCTCGGCGGTCAACGCGCTGATCACCGTGCTCTCGCCCATGGCCCCGCACATCTGCGAGGAACTCTGGGAGATGCTCGGCCACAAGAAGCTGCTGGCCGATCAGCCCTGGCCCATGCACGACCCTGCCGCCCTGGTCACGGACACCGTGACCGTTGTGGTGCAGGTGTGCGGCAAGCTGCGCGGCAAGATCGAGGTGGCGGCGGATGCGGACGAGGAGTCCGTGAAGGCTGCGGCCCTGGCCGAGGAGAACGCGGTGAAGCACCTCTCAGGCAAGACCGTGCGCAAGGTGATCTACGTGCCCGGAAAGCTGGTGAACATCGTCGCCAGCTAG
- a CDS encoding glycerol dehydrogenase, whose protein sequence is MTMTSIFPARYVQGAGALSLLPEEAARLGTNALVIIDKVMRPTVDKALAGQDKLTLTHETFNGECSDEEIDRLAAAGRQAKADVVIGVGGGKPLDTAKAVAHALNLPVVIVPTLASTDAPCSALSVIYTPEGAFKRYLLLPRNPDVVLVDSEVIVNAPVRFLVSGMGDALSTWFEAQDCQESGAANMTGRSGTMTAFALARLCFDTLMADGVAAMHDCAKKTVTPSLERVIEANTLLSGLGFESGGLSGAHAIHNGFTVLPETHSCWHGEKVAMGTLSLLMLTKRPAELVSQVYDFCMAVGLPVCLADIGLATITDEQLQAVARLACAPGETIHNIAGGVTPERVVAAIKAADAEGRRRRK, encoded by the coding sequence ATGACCATGACATCCATATTCCCCGCACGCTACGTCCAGGGAGCAGGCGCTCTCTCCCTGCTGCCGGAAGAGGCTGCCCGGCTTGGGACAAACGCCCTGGTCATCATCGACAAAGTTATGCGTCCCACTGTCGACAAGGCCCTGGCAGGCCAGGACAAACTCACCCTGACCCATGAGACTTTCAATGGAGAGTGCAGCGACGAGGAGATCGACCGGCTGGCCGCCGCAGGCAGGCAGGCCAAGGCCGACGTCGTCATCGGCGTCGGCGGCGGCAAGCCCCTGGACACGGCCAAGGCCGTGGCGCACGCCCTGAACCTGCCAGTGGTTATCGTGCCTACGCTTGCCTCCACAGATGCCCCGTGCAGCGCGCTCTCGGTGATCTATACGCCCGAGGGAGCCTTCAAGCGCTATCTGCTGCTGCCGCGCAACCCAGACGTGGTGCTGGTGGACAGCGAGGTGATCGTAAACGCTCCGGTCCGTTTTCTGGTCTCGGGAATGGGGGACGCCCTGTCCACATGGTTCGAGGCGCAGGATTGCCAGGAGAGCGGAGCCGCCAACATGACCGGACGCTCCGGGACCATGACGGCCTTCGCCCTGGCGCGCCTGTGCTTCGACACGCTCATGGCCGACGGCGTCGCGGCCATGCATGATTGCGCGAAAAAGACGGTCACGCCTTCGCTGGAGCGGGTCATCGAGGCCAATACGCTCCTGAGCGGGCTGGGCTTCGAAAGCGGAGGGTTGTCCGGAGCGCACGCAATCCACAACGGGTTCACCGTGCTGCCTGAGACCCACTCGTGCTGGCACGGCGAGAAAGTCGCCATGGGCACGCTGTCGCTTTTGATGCTCACCAAGCGCCCGGCGGAACTGGTCTCCCAGGTCTACGACTTCTGCATGGCCGTGGGCCTGCCGGTCTGCCTGGCGGACATCGGGCTCGCCACGATAACGGATGAGCAGTTGCAGGCAGTGGCCAGACTGGCCTGCGCGCCGGGAGAAACCATCCACAACATCGCGGGCGGCGTCACCCCCGAACGAGTCGTGGCGGCCATCAAGGCGGCTGACGCCGAAGGGCGCAGGCGCCGCAAATAA